The DNA window ctccacccactgcatgcgctccgtctcgcgctccctccccccgCTGCGTGCGCTCcgcctcgcgctccctctctcacacacaccttgaACGCTCTGTTGGTATCTGGGGGCACAGACGTGGCACTGCCTGCCATGTGCTGCTGAAGAACACGGGAGGGATCAGCGGCTGTGGGAAGACAGCAAGGTGAGCTACAGGGGTGAGGGGCCTTGAGTCACAGCAATCTCTGCCCCCACCCCAGCACAGGTGCTGACCTCCCAAGGGCTTACCGTGGTCCTGGCCGAGGATTAAGCAGTAGACGCTGCGCAGGCCAAACACATTGAGGAAGTACCACGAAGCGGAACTgaccctgagagagagagaggaagaccGTCAGAGACGGGGAGGCAGCGTTGGGTATGGAAACCCCACCATAATcccctctcccccttcacccGCTCTCCACAACACCGTCCCCCTTTCAGAGCTGCTGATGCTCAATTTGCAGGCAGAAAGCTCCCACTCGCGGCACAGGCGCACCTCTGTGGGCAGGGCTGCGAAGGGGTGGAGGGGGGGCAAGGTTTGCTGAGGGGTAAATGTTGCACTCGGGAGCCTGCAAGAAAGAACCGACGGCAGACCCCTCCGCCACCCAGTCTTACCCACCTGCTGCCATTCGTGTCTGCGAGACCTTCTATCGTGCGGATGAGCCAATCAGGTCAAGGACCACATCtccagggggctgaatggcctcctgtccctgtgtaacagggaggaggagggggctgaatggcctcctgtccatGTGTAacagggaggaggagggggctgaatggcctcctgtccatGTGTAACAGGgaggagggggctgaatggcctcctgtccctgtgtaacaggcaggaggagggggctgaatggcctcctgtccctgtgtaacaggctgggggaGCGAGGAGATGAAAGTGCTTACCAGGAGGGGTCCAGGGAGACCAGTTCGATTCCTCTCTGCAGCATTGGCTTGAACCGCAGAGTCAGCGGGAACGGGACCTTGGCTGTGCATTGGAGCACGGTGAGGAGAAGATGAACAGAACAGCCTGTGTTAACAAGGAGCAGAACGAGAGCGAAAACATCCCCTTTCCCAGCTAGCCACAGAAACATCTTCCCGAATCCCGGACACACATCCTGGATAACTCACTGGTGACAAATCCCGAAAAGGCCCAGTTGATCCAGCCCCCAATCAGGATCATCGGAAGCACGTTGGTAAGATTTCCCGTCATCATGTCAGTCAGCATCCGAGGGTCtgagagggggacgggggagagagaacaggtcagagagcacagcgtcccccaccggtactgtaccccagtgttatacagggacagacctgtcccccaccggtaccgtaccccagtgttatacagtgacagacctgtcccccaccggtactgtaccccagtgttatacagtgacagacccgtcccccaccggtactgtaccccagtgttatacagggacagacccgtcccccaccggtactgtaccccagtgttatacagggacagacctgtcccccaccggtaccgtaccccagtgttatacagtgacagacccgtcccccaccagtactgtaccccagtgttatacagggacagacccgtcccccaccggtactgtaccccagtgttatacagggacagacccgtcccccaccggtactgtaccccagtgttatacagtgacagacccgtcccccaccggtaccgtaccccagtgttatacagggacagacctgtcccccaccggtaccgtaccccagtgttatacagtgacagacccgtcccccaccggtaccgtaccccagtgttatacagggacagacccgtcccccaccggtaccgtaccccagtgttatacagggacagacccatcccccaccggtaccgtaccccagtgttatacagggacagacccgtcccccaccggtaccgtaccccagtgttatacagggacggtaccgtcccccaccggtaccgtaccccagtgttacacagggacagacccgtcccccaccggtaccgtaccccagtgttatacagggacagacctgtcccccaccggtaccgtaccccagtgttacacagcgacagacccgtcccccaccggtaccgtaacccagtgttacacagggacagacccatcccccactggtaccgtaccccagtgttatacagggacagacccgttcccccaccggtaccgtaccccagtgttacacagcgacagacccgtcccccaccggtaccgtaccccagtgttatacagggacagaccccgtcccccaccggtaccgtaccccagtgttatacagggacagacccatcccccaccggtaccgtaccccagtgttatacagggacagacccttcccccaccggtaccgtaccccagtgttatacagtgacagacccgtcccccaccggtactgtaccccagtgttatacagggacagacccgtcccccaccggtaccgtaccccagtgttatacagagacagaccccgtcccccaccggtaccgtaccccagtgttatacagtgacagacctgtcccccaccggtactgtaccccagtgttatacagggacagacccgtcccccaccggtaccgtaccccagtgttatacagagacagaccccgtcccccaccggtactgtaccccagtgttatacagtgacagacctgtcccccaccggtactgtaccccagtgttatacagggacagaccccgtcccccaccggtaccgtaccccagtgttatacagtgacagacccgtcccccaccggtactgtaccccagtgttatacagggacagacccgtcccccaccggtaccgtaccccagtgttatacagggacagacccgtccccaccggtaccgtaccccagtgttagacagcGATACACATCCCTCCTGGTACCAAGCCCCGTAGCCCTCAGCCCACTCCAGCTACAGTTTGCAGTGTGAGATTGTTACCTGTTATTGGGTTCCGAGCTACCGCTTTCCTTTTTGTCCTCTTGAAGAACCCAGAGTCAGCATCGTTGAAGAAGTGCTTTCTCATCATGAATGACTGGAAGGCAAGAGAACATGGAGAGGTGAGAGTCACAAAGAGATCTATGACCCTGCCCAATGATTCAGGGACCTGGTGGGACCTGGACAGACAGTGAGAGCGAGAGGAAGCACCTTTCTCAAACCTCCTGCTCCCGCTCCCCCacaatgttctccatcatccccCACGGGAGTAAATCCGCCCGCTCCCATTCTCCCCCCAACTGCCCCCCGCGGGAGTAAATCCGCCCGTTCCCATTCTCCCCCCAACTGCCCTCTGCGGGAGTAAATCCGCCCGCTCccattctcccccaccccccactgcctcCCGCGGGAGTAAATCCGCCCGCTCCCATTCTCCCCCCAACTGCCCTCTGCGGGAGTAAATCCGCCCGCTCccattctcccccaccccccactgcctcCCGCGGGAGTAAATCCACCCGCTCCCATTCTCCCCCCAACTGCCCCCCGCGGGAGTAAATCCGCCCGTTCCCATTCTCCCCCCAACTGCCCTCTGCGGGAGTAAATCCGCCCGCTCCCATTCTCCCCCCAACTGCCCCCCGCGGGAGTAAATCCGCCCGTTCCCATTCTCCCCCCAACTGCCCTCTGCGGGAGTAAATCCACCCGCTCCCATTCTCCCCCCAACTGCCCCCCGCGGGAGTAAATCCGCCCGTTCCCATTCTCCCCCCAACTGCCCTCTGCGGGAGTAAATCCGCCCGCTCccattctcccccaccccccactgcctcCCGCGGGAGTAAATCCGCCCGCTCCCATTCTCCCCCCAACTGCCCTCTGCGGGAGTAAATCCGCCCGCTCccattctcccccaccccccactgcctcCCGCGGGAGTAAATCCACCCGCTCCCATTCTCCCCCCCGAACTGCCCTCCGCGGGAGTAAATTCCCCCCGCACCCATTCTCCCCCCCAACTGTCCCCCGTGGGAGTAAATCCCCCCCACTGCCCCCCATGGGAGTAAATCCCCCCGCTCCCATtctcccctcccactgcccctGCGTGAGTAAACACTCCCCCCATTCTTGCCCCCCCCCAGCCTCCACTGCCCCTGCAGGAGTAaatgtcccaatctctccccgcAGAATGGAAACCcatccccccactctccctcacccCATGAAACCagcccctgcccccccccccccgccccccccccccccgaccccctcacAGCCCGGAGTGACTACCTGCCGGGGTAGGTACGTGCCATGTTCTCGGAGGAGCTTAGTGCGATGCAGCACCTGGCTGTAAATCAGAGAGACACACAAACGAAAATTAAAAAAGAGAGAAGATATCAGTTTGAAGCCGCAGACAGAAgctggaggtggggggggggggaaggtggggaggCAAGGCGCTTGCTCtatattccccccccccaccgatcCCCTCCTTCCTGGCCGGCTTTCGTGATCTTTGGGAGGTCGGCtcggttggggtggggggggcaccgTTTCTCTGAATGGGTTGCTGTGTCTGACATTTCACTGTCCCACTCTCCGCTCCCTGGCTGCCATTAGACCAGGTCACGGGCGAACCCGGCCAGCCGGCGGCGGGGGCGGGCATCAGGGAGGTCTCGCCCCCACGCCGCGTCCATCCGGCCCCACGCCGCGTCCgccccagattctccagcagccgcagctcctactctctctctctctctctgtctggagCAGCGTGCCAGAGCATTCGGGGCGATCGGCTGGGTTCAACCAGGTTGAAGTTTGAGGTTAGAGTCACATCGTGGCAGCAAATATTGACCAGGTTAACGCCGATTCGGCTACGGGcccgtgggggtggggggggggcggcgtgTAGCAGCCAGGGCTGGGTATCCCGGGCTTGGCTAATAGGGTCAGCGTCTCTTAACCTAGTTTGGTTCACTCCGGGATAAGGCGGCTCGCTCGGGGATAAGGCGGCTCGCtcagggatgagtgcagctcaCTCGGGCATAAGGCGGTTCACTCTGGGAGAGCGCGGCTCACTCGGGGAGAGCGCGGCCCACTCGGGGAGAGCGCGGCTCACTCGGGGAGAGCGCGGCTCACTCGGGGATAAGGCAGTTCACTCAGGGAGAGCGCGGCTCACTCGGGGATAAGGCGGTTCACTCGGGGAGAAGCGGCTCGCTCCGGAATAAGGCGGTTCACTCAGGGAGAGCGCGGCTCACTCGGGGATAAGGCGGCTCACTCGGGGAGAGCGCGGCTCACTCGGGGAGAGCGCGGCTCACTCCGGGATAAGGCGGCTCACTCGGGGAGAGCGCGGCTCACTCGGGGATTAGGCGGCTCACTCGGGGAGAGCGCGGCTCGCTCCGGGATAAGGCAGTTCACTCGGGGATAAGGCGGTTCACTCGGTGAGAGCGCAGCTCACTCGGGGATAAGGCGGTTCACTCGGGGATAAGGCGGTTCACTCGGTGAGATCGCGGCTCACTCGGGGATAAGGCGGTTCACTCGGGGAGAGCGCGGCTCACTCGGGGATAAGGCGGTTCACTCGGTGAGATCGCGGCTCACTCGGGGATAAGGCGGTTCACTCGGTGAGATCGCGGCTCACTCGGGGATAAGGCGGTTCACTCGGGGAGAGCGCGGCTCACTCGGGGATAAGGCGGCCCACTCGGGGAGAGCGCGGCCCACTCGGGGAGAGCGCGGCCCACTCGGGGAGAGCGCGGCCCACTCGGGGAGAGCGCGGCCCACTCGGGGAGAGCGCGGCCCACTCGGGGATAAGGCGGTTCACTCGGTGAGATCGCGGCTCACTCGGGGATAAGGAGGTTCACTCGGGGAGAGCGCGGCTCACTCGGGGATAAGGCGGTTCACTCGGGGAGAGCGCGGCCCACTCGGGGAGAGCGCGGCCCACTCGGGGAGAGCGCGGCCCACTCGGGGAGAGCGCGGCCCACTCGGGGAGAGCGCGGCCCACTCGGGGAGAGCGCGGCCCACTCGGGGAGAGCGCGGCCCACTCGGGGAGAGCGCGGCCCACTCCGGGGAGAGCGCGGCTCACTCCGGGGAGAGCGCGGCTCACTCCGGGGAGAGCGCGGCTCACTCGGGGAGAAGCGGCTCGCTCCGGGATAAGGCGGCTCACTCGGGGAGAGCGCGGCTCACTCGGGGATAAGGCGGCTCACTCGGGGATAAGGCGGCTCACTCGGGGAGAGCGCGGCTCACTCGGGGAGAGCGCGGCTCACTCGGGGAGAGCGCGGCTCGCTCCGGGATAAGGCGGCTCACTCGGGGAGAGCGCAGCTCACTCGGGGATTAGGCGGCTCACTCGGGGAGAGCGCGGCTCGCTCCGGGATAAGGCAGTTCACTCGGGGATAAGGCGGCTCACTCGGGGAGAGCACAGCTCACTCGGGGATTAGGCGGCTCACTCGGGGAGAGCGCGGCTCGCTCCGGGATAAGGCAGTTCACTCGGGGATAAGGCGGTTCACTCGGTGAGATCGCGGCTCACTCGGGGATAAGGCGGTTCACTCGGTGAGATCGCGGCTCACTCGGGGATAAGGCGGTTCACTCGGTGAGATCGCGGCTCACTCGGGGATAAGGCAGTTCACTCGGGGATAAGGCGGTTCACTCGGTGAGATCGCGGCTCACTCGGGGATAAGGCGGTTCACTCGGGGAGAGCGCGGCTCACTCGGGGATAAGGCGGCTCACTCGGAGAGAGTGCAGCTCACTCGGGGATAAGGCGGCTCACTCCGGGATGAGCGCGGCTCCCTCCGGGAGAGCGCGGCTCACTCGGGGAGGGCGCGGCTCACCCGGGGAGGGCGCGGCTCACTCGGGGAGAGCGCGGCTCACTCCGGGATAAGGCGGCTCACTCCGGGATAAGGCGGCTCACTCCGGGAGAGCGCGGCTCACTCGGGGATAAGGCGGCTCACTCCGGGATAAGGCGGCTCACTCCGGGAGAGCGCGGCTCACTCCAGGAT is part of the Stegostoma tigrinum isolate sSteTig4 unplaced genomic scaffold, sSteTig4.hap1 scaffold_696, whole genome shotgun sequence genome and encodes:
- the LOC125449956 gene encoding ER membrane protein complex subunit 3-like isoform X2, with product MAELLLLDSSIRLWVVLPIVLMSVSLGLIRHYLGRLLRGERRAELEQLSDSQVLHRTKLLREHGTYLPRQSFMMRKHFFNDADSGFFKRTKRKAVARNPITDPRMLTDMMTGNLTNVLPMILIGGWINWAFSGFVTTKVPFPLTLRFKPMLQRGIELVSLDPSWVSSASWYFLNVFGLRSVYCLILGQDHAADPSRVLQQHMAGSATSVPPDTNRAFKAEWEALEMVNHQWALEAVEDELMDKDLNLEEFYSSDHPRNM
- the LOC125449956 gene encoding ER membrane protein complex subunit 3-like isoform X1 — translated: MAELLLLDSSIRLWVVLPIVLMSVSLGLIRHYLGRLLRGERRAELEQLSDSQVLHRTKLLREHGTYLPRQSFMMRKHFFNDADSGFFKRTKRKAVARNPITDPRMLTDMMTGNLTNVLPMILIGGWINWAFSGFVTTKVPFPLTLRFKPMLQRGIELVSLDPSWVSSASWYFLNVFGLRSVYCLILGQDHGRVGSFGDGQSPVGPGSRGG